The genomic DNA CCCGATATCACATATTGTGCGCGGAGAACGCTGACACCCCGGCACTGACGTAAAAGCAGAATCTTTAATCTGAGGTTCCGGATTATTTACACAATTACAATCATACATTATGTACAGGCTGCGTAACCACAGGAGACGTATGGCCAGCAGAGGGTTCATACAGGCACGGGAGCAAGGGCGGAGGACACATGACCCCCACCACAACTGGAGAAGAGCGGGTGATCCGGAAGGAGGGAACAGGAGGGATGCAGTGCGGGGTCTCCACACTCCTACAGCCAAACATGAGAGCGGCCCCCGAAATACAGGTGCCCCCGGCAGCAAGGCACCCAGCATTCTGCATACATCAGGCAGGGGGCGGACGTCTCAGTAGGTGGCAATATATGGTGGTGTCCAGTGACTAGATGGTCACTAACTAGGTGACCAGTAAGGGAGATGACGACCAGTCAGGGGGGCGGACACTCGAGGGGGGATGGTGACCAGTCAGGGGGGCAGACATTCGAGGGGGGATGGTGACCAGTCAAGGAGGTGGTGTCTAGTCAGGGAGGTGGGGGACTAGTCAGGGAGGCGGATAGTCAGGGTGAGGTGGCTGGTGAAAAGAAGTTGCGTAGTAAGGGAGGCCGCTGCTTGACGGTGGCCAATCATGGGGTGACAAGTCTGGGTTAGCAATGGGCACTCAGGGCTTGATCTTCAGCCAGGGGTGCAGGATGGTGAGGATGCCCAGTATGGAGGAGGTCAGGCCGCACAGGCCCACGACACCCGGGTTGGTCTTGTACAGTCCCAGTTTGTCCAGTGGGATGAGGAGGTCGCAGGCGTTCTTGACCACGTCCAGCAGGAGGGGAGGGTTACTGCGCAGGACGTGCACCAGGAGACGCACCTGCAGAGCCAGGACGTGCTGCGGAGCCCGGTCACTCGGGGACACTGCGCCATTCTCCATTTTGGAGGAGGAGCGGTTTGCGCCGGTTTCCGCTTCCATCTGTAGTTTTATCTCATAGAGATCACGACTCAGGTTCATGATGAGAGAGAAGAGGTAATACCTGTGGAGGAGAGGAGTGTGAGCCACCGCTCCACACAcagccagagctgcagtcaccaacAATATCCTCCACTCACAGCCGGAGCTGCAGTCACCCATCATATCCTACactcacagccagagctgcagtcaccaacAATATCCTCCACTCACAGCCAGAGCTGCAATCACCCATCATATGCCCCACCCAcagccagagctgcagtcaccaacAATATCCTCCACTCACAGCCAGAGCTGCAATCACCCATCATATCCTCCactcacagccagagctgcagtcaccCATCATATGCCCCACCCAcagccagagctgcagtcaccCATCATATCCTCCactcacagccagagctgcagtcaccaacAATATCCTACACTCACAGCCAGAGCTGCAATCACCAATCATATCCTTCACCCACAGCCAGAGCTGCAGTCAACCATCATATGCCTCACCCACAGCCAGTCACCAATCATATCCTCCACCCAcagccagagctgcagtcaccaatCATATCCTCCACCCACAGTCAGAGCTGCAATCACCGATCATGTCCTCCACCCAcagccagagctgcagtcactgatcATATCCTCCactcacagccagagctgcagtcaccCATCATATCCTCCACCCAcagccagagctgcagtcacagacaatatcctccacacacagccagagctgcagtcaccaacAATATCCTCCACACAcagccagagctgcagtcaccCATCATATCCTCCACCAACAGCCATAGCTGCAGTCACCCATCATATCCTCCACCCACAGCTAGAGCTGCAGTCACCGACAATATCCTCCactcacagccagagctgcagtcaccCATCATATCCTCCACCCATAGCCAGAGCTGCAGGCACCGATAATAGCCTCCACCCACAGTCAGAGCTGCAATCACCGATCATGTCCTCCACCCAcagccagagctgcagtcaccGATCATATCCTACACACAcagccagagctgcagtcaccGATCAAATCCTCCTCCACACAcagccagagctgcagtcaccaatCTTATCCTCCACACAcagccagagctgcagtcaccCATCATATGCCCCACCCACAGCCAGTCAACGATCATATCCTTCACCCAcagccagagctgcagtcaccCATCATATGCCTCACCCATAGCCAGTCACCAATCATATCCTCCACCCAcagccagagctgcagtcaccaatCATATCCTCCACCCACAGTCAGAGCTGCAATCACCAATCATGTCCTCCACCCAcagccagagctgcagtcactgatcATATCCTCCACACAcagccagagctgcagtcaccGATTATGTCCTCCACCCACAGCCAGAGCTGCAATCACCAATCATGTCCTCCACCCAcagccagagctgcagtcaccGATCATATCCTCCACACAcacccagagctgcagtcaccgaTCATGTCCTCCACACAcagccagagctgcagtcaccGATCATATCCTCCTCCactcacagccagagctgcagtcaccGATCATATCCTCCACTCACAGCCAGAGCTGTATGTACAATAAGAATGATAAATGCAGCTCGGGAGGTGACAAGAGTAACAAGATTGAATGACGCTCTGAAAGTGAATGAAGCATGAAacttgtgactgcagctctggaggtgactggagtactGTGCTGGTGCAGCAGGAGGCCCACCTGAAGGAGCGCTGGCTCCACTTCTCCTGGTCCATGCTCTTGGAAAGTCCGGTCTTCCCCAACCACAGAATGTTATCGCAGGCGAAGTACATGGCTCTGTTCAGGTGGCCGACGGTGATGCAGAGCCGCAGTACCACGTCCGACAGGTGGATGGCGCGCTTCGCTGACTCCAGGGCGTCCACAGAGTTCCCCAATCTGAACACTGCGGACAGAGGAGAGTGTCTGTAATATGGGGGTGGAGGATACAACCGGGGGGAAAGGAGGGGCACTTTATACCGGGGCAGGGACATGAAGGGTAcacccgggggagggggggggggtactcACATTTCCGGCTCAGGCTCAGGTGTGCCTCCAGCTGTTTGATGGTGGTAATGACATCAGCCGCGGCCCCGTTCTTCTGCAGCGTGTACCCCAATAATGTGCAGGCATACTGGGCCGCTCTGCAAGACACAGGGGTGAGCGGTGAGAGGGGCGGCACTCGGGGGGCTATGGATCAGGACGGCCCCCCATCCTCCTAGCTCTGGACTGCGGGGATGGAGGTCTCCTACCAGAAATCCCCTCTATGTCACTACACATCTCAGCATGCCCCGCGCACCACAGGCTGCGGGACCTGCGGGCACCAAACGCTGCGGGACCTGCGCGCACCACAGGCTGCGGGACCTGCGCGCACCACACGCTGCGGGACCTGCGCGCACCACACGCTGCGGGACCTGCGCGCACCACACGCTGCGGGACCTGCGCGCACCACACGCTGCGGGACCTGCGCGCACCACAGGCTGCGGGACCTGCGTGCACCACAGGCTGCACGACCTGCGCGCACCACAGGCTGCACGACCTGCGCGCACCACAGGCTGCACGACCTGCGCGCACCACAGGCTGCACGACCTGCGCGCACCACAGGCTGCACGACCTGCGCGCACCACAGGCTGCACGACCTGCGCGCACCACAGGCTGCACCGGGGCCAAGCATCTCATCCAGAATGGACTCTGCTCActgatctaaggctatgtgtccacgggagaatgtagctgcagatttttctgcatcaaaatccgcagctttcccgcaaaatccgcaccttttcaaaggtgcggatttgccgcggaattgccgcggatttgatgcggatttttttttcccaattttaaagccaaaatccggatgaaaatccgcaacaataattgacatgttccagatttttccggatcaaaatccgcacgaaatccgctgcggaaaaatccgcagcatgggcacagcatttccaaaatgccatagaaatggctgggaagtgcctgagctgcagattttcgggaaatccgcggcttttccgtgagaaatccgcggcaaaatccaaattcagcgtgggcacatagcctaaaggtgaaaCAGCCAAATACTGCGACcctgcctgtgtgatactgtctgctgtatctaatcccgtcccgtgtgatactgtctgctgtatctaatcccgtcccgtgtgatactgtctgctgtatctaatcccgtcccgtgtgatactgtctgctgtatctaatcccgtcccgtgtgatactgtctgctgtatctaatcccgtcccgtgtgatactgtctgctgtatctaatcccgtcccgtgtgatactgtctgctgtatctaatcccgtcccgtgtgatactgtctgctgtatctaatcccgtcccgtgtgatactgtctgctgtatctaatcccgtcccgtgtgatactgtctgctgtatctaatcccgtcccgtgtgatactgtctgctgtatctaatcccgtcccgtgtgatactgtctgctgtatctaatcccgtcccgtgtgatactgtctgctgtatctaatcccgtcccgtgtgatactgtctgctgtatctaatcccgtcccgtgtgatactgtctgctgtatctaatcccgtcccgtgtgatactgtctgctgtatctaatcccgtcccgtgtgatactgtctgctgtatctaatcccgtcccgtgtgatactgtctgctgtatctaatcccgtcccgtgtgatactgtctgctgtatctaatcccgtcccgtgtgatactgtctgctgtatctaatcccgtcccgtgtgatactgtctgctgtatctaatcccgtcccgtgtgatactgtctgctgtatctaatcccgtcccgtgtgatactgtctgctgtatctaatcccgtcccgtgtgatactgtctgctgtatctaatcccgtcccgtgtgatactgtctgctgtatctaatcccgtcccgtgtgatactgtctgctgtatctaatcccgtcccgtgtgatactgtctgctgtatctaatcccgtcccgtgtgatactgtctgctgtatctaatcccgtcccgtgtgatactgtctgctgtatctaatcccgtcccgtgtgatactgtctgctgtatctaatcccgtcccgtgtgatactgtctgctgtatctaatcccgtcccgtgtgatactgtctgctgtatctaatcccgtcccgtgtgatactgtctgctgtatctaatcccgtcccgtgtgatactgtctgctgtatctaatcccgtcccgtgtgatactgtctgctgtatctaatcccgtccagtgtgatactgtctgctgtatctaatcccgtcccgtgtgatactgtctgctgtatctaatcccgtcccgtgtgatactgtctgctgtatctaatcccgtcccgtgtgatactgtctgctgtatctaatcctatcctatgtgatactgtctgctgtatctaatcctatcctatgtgatactgtctgctgtatctaatcctgtcctgtgtgatactgtctgctgtatctaatcttatcctgtgtgatactgtctgcagtatctaatcctatcctgtgatactgtctgctgtatctaatcttatcctgtgtgatactgtctgcagtatctaatcctatcctgtgatactgtgtgcagtatctaatcctatcctgtgtgatactgtctgctgtatctaatcccatcctgtgtgatattgtctgctgtatctaacgctatcctatgtgatactctctgctgtatctaaccctatcctgtgtgatactgtctgctgtatctaaccctatcctgtgtgatactgtgtgcagtATCTAATcccgtcctgtgtgatactgtctgctgtatctaaccctatcctatgtgatactctctgctgtatctaaccctatcctgtgggatactgtctgctgtatctaatcctatcctgtgtgatactgtctgctgtatctaaccctatcctatgtgatactgtctgctgtatctaaccctatcctgtgtgatactgtctgctgtatctaatcccgtcctgtgtgatactgtctgatgtatctaaccctatcctgtgtgatactgtctgctgtatctaaccctatcctgtgtgatactgtctgttgtatCTAATcccgtcctgtgtgatactgtctgctgtatctaaccctatcctgtgtgatactgtctgctgtatctaatcccgtcctgtgtgatactgtctgatgtatctaaccctatcctgtgtgatactgtctgctgtatctaaccctatcctgtgtgatactgtcttctgtatctaaccctatcctgtgtgatactgtcttctgtatctaaccctatcctgtgtgatactgtcttctgtatCTAacacctatcctgtgtgatactgtcttctgtatctaaccctatcctgtgtgatactgtctgttgtatCTAATcccgtcctgtgtgatactgtctgctgtatctgaccctatcctgtgtgatacagcagAGGGTATCTAATCcagtactgtctgctgtatctaatcctatgtgatactctctgctgtatctaaccctatcctgtgtgataccgtctgctgtatctaatccagtactgtctgctgagctgcatcTAATCCTATGCTGAGCCGCTGGGCCTTGTAGTCCTCCTCGGTCGCGTCCCTTTGGATGCCGGGTTCGTAGTCACCTGAGGAGCCGCTCCTTGGCCTGGCTCTGGCCGCTGAACCGGACCCAGGAGTCCATGTGTGTCCGCGGTGCCGCACAGGGAGCAAAGATCACACAAGCGCACTTCCGGGTGCAGGACGGGGCGCAGCTGGAGCCATAATACCTGACAGCGCGGAGCTGTCACCGTATACTGTACGGAATAGGATAGGGCTGCGCGCACTATACTACGGTACTAACAACCAAGCCACACCTCCGCCGGCTCTCACGTGTGTGATTGGTTCTGCCGCTTATGTTACCTTATTTATATTAGCGCAATGGTTTTGATGAATAAGATTTTGATTGGCTAATATCACGTAAGTCCCGCCCACCCAAAAATccctattttttttctttctgactCCTCCCCGTCAAGTTGTGACTTTTCTGATTGGCCGTCGGTGATAATAGCTGATTGGTATTATTATCGTGTCCCGTTAGTTCTAGTTCAGGCCGCACCTACTTTAGTCTAAGCTGGAAGATGATTGGATAACAGTGCATAGCCCCGCCTTCTCTTTTCTTTGAGTGACTCCTGAGTTCTCCGAATCCCGCCCCTCCTGGAGGCTGCGGCTGCTGATTGGCTGTTAGTATGAGTGACAGCTCCGTCTCCTAAGTCCCGTTATTCGCTCATGGAGTCGCTCCGTTCTCAGCGGTTACAGCCGGGGGTTGGTCCCGGGGTGTCCACGGGCTCCCTCCGCTCCCTGCGGCCCGGAGTCACCGGGGGGCTCGTACCCGACCTCGCAGGCCTCGGCTCCCCCGCCCCCGCTGGGCCTTGGAATCCCGGGAAGTGCGGGGAGCCCGGCGGTGCTGCGGGAGGCGGTGGAGGCTGTGGTGCGGAGCTTCGCTAAACACACGCAGGGCTACGGGAGAGGTGAGAGGGGCCGGCGGATGGGGACTGCGGGTCTATGTGGCCCCCGACATCAGGGACGGGCCCCTGTAGCACGGCTTGGAGGTGCGGAGGCTGGGGGCCCCTGTATGGAGGTGCGGAGGCTGGGGGCCCCTGTATGGAGGTGCGGAGGCTGGGGGCCCCTGTATGGAGGTGCGGAGGCTGGGGGCCCCTGTATGGAGGTGCGGAGGCTGGGGGCCCCTGTATGGAGGTGCGGAGGCTGGGGGCCCCTGTATGGAGGTGCGGAGGCTGGGGGCCCCTGTATGGAGGTGCGGAGGCTGGGGGCCCCTGTATGGAGGTGCGGAGGCTGGGGGCCCCTGTATGGAGGTGCGGAGGCTGGGGGCCCCTGTATGGAGGTGCGGTGGCTGGGGGCCCCTGTATGGAGGTGCGGAGGCTGGGGGCCCCTGTATGGAGGTGCGGAGGCTGGGGGCCCCTGTATGGAGGTGCGGAGGCTGGGGGCCCCTGTATGGAGGTGCGGAGGCTGGGGGCCCCTGTATGGAGGTGCGGAGGCTGGGGGCCCCTGTATGGAGGTGCGGAGGCTGGGGGCCCCTGTATGGAGGTGCGGAGGCTGGGGGCCCCTGTATGGAGGTGCGGAGGCTGGGGGCCCCTGTATGGAGGTGCAGAGGCTGGGTGCCCCTGTATGGAGGTGCGGAGGCTGGGGGCCCCTGTATGGAGGTGCGGAGGCTGGGGGCCCCTGTATGGAGGTGCGGAGGCTGGGGGCCCCTGTATGGAGGTGCGGAGGCTGGGGGCCCCTGTATGGAGGTGCGGAGGCTGGGGGCCCCTGTATGGAGGTGCGGAGGCTGGGTGCCCCTGTATGGAGGTGCGGAGGCTGGGTGCCCCTGTATGGAGGTGCGGAGGCTGGGGGCCCCTGTATGGAGGTGCGGAGGCTGGGGGCCCCTGTATGAAGGTGCGGGGCGGAGACTGGGGGCCCCTGTATGGAGGGGCGGGGATGGAGACTGGGGGCCCCTGTATGGAGGTGTGGGGAGCTGGTGGGCCCCTATATAGAGGTGTGGGGAGCTGGTGGGCCCATATATAGAGGTGCGGGGAGCTGGTGGGCCCCTATATAGAGGTGTGGGGAGCTGGTGGGCCCATATATAGAGGTGCTGGGGGTTAGGAGCCTGAATTCTTGTAGGTGGGGTATCCCTTACAGATGGTGATATTAGCTCCCTGCCTGCTGTAATTGTCGGCACAGATGGGGTTACCCTCTGTAGTTTTGAGGTGTCCTTCCCTTGTATGGAGGAGTCTGGACTCTGCGCTAATGAGATAAAGCCGCAGTGATGGGGGCGAGCGCGTCTTGACCGGTGTACGGGGCGCGTCTTCTCACCGTGTGCTCTCCTCCGCAGTGATGGGGGCGAGTGTGTCTTGACCGGTGTACGGGGCGCGTCTTCTCACCGTGTGCTCTCCTCCGCAGTGATGGGGGCGAGCGCGTCCTGACCGGTGTACGGGGCGCGTCTTCTCACCGTGTGCTCTCCTGCGCAGTGATGGGGGCGAGCGCGTCCTGACCGGTGTACGGGGCGCGTCTTCTCACCGTGTGCTCTCCTCCGCAGTGATGGGGATGAGTGCGTCCTGACCGGTGTACGGGGCGCGTCTTCTCACCGTGTGCTCACCTCCGCAGTGATGGGGGCGAGCGCGTCCTGACCGGTGTACGGGGGGCGTCTTCTCACCGTGTGCTCACCTCCGCAGTGATGGGGGCGAGCGCGTCCTGACCGGTGTACGGGGGGCGTCTTCTCACCGTGTGCTCTCCTCCGCAGTGATGGGGACGAGTGTGTCCTGACCGGTGTACGGGGCGCGTCTTCTCACCGTGTGCTCTCCTCCGCAGTGATGGGGGGGAGCGTGTCTTGACCGGTGTACGGGGCGCGTCTTCTCACCGTGTGCTCTCCTCCGCAGTGATGGGGGCGAGTGTGTCCTGACCGGTGTACGGGGCGCGTCTTCTCACCGTGTGCTCACCTCCGCAGTGATGGGGGGCGAGCGCGTCCTGACCGGTGTACGGGGCGCGTCTTCTCACCGTGTGCTCTCCTCCGCAGTGATGGGGATGAGCACGTCCTGACCGGTGTACGGGGGGGGCGTCTTGTCACCATGTGCTCTCCTCCGCAGTGATGGGGGCGAGCGCGTCCTGACCGGTGTATGGGGGGCGTCTTCTCACCGTGTGCTCTCCTCCGCAGTGATGGGGGGCGAGCGCGTCCTGACCGGTGTACGGGGGGCGTCTTCTCACCGTGTGCTCTCCTCCGCAGTGATGGGGGCGAGCGTGTCCTGACCGGTGTACGGGGGCGCGTCTTCTCACCGTGTGCTCTCCTCCGCAGTGATGGGGGCAAGCGCGTCCTGACCGGTGTATGGGGGGCATCTTCTCACCGTGTGCTCTCCTGCGCAGTGATGGGGGCGAGCGCGTCCTGACCGGTGTACGGGGCGCGTCTTCTCACCGTGTGCTCTCCTCCGCAGTGATGGGGGCAAGCGCGTCCTGACTGGTGTATGGGGGGCGTCTTCTCACCGTGTGCTCTCCTCCGCAGTGATGGGGGCAAGCGCGTCCTGACCGGTGTATGGGGGGCGTCTTCTCACCGTGTGCTCTCCTCCGCAGTGATGGGGCGAGCGCGTCCTGACCGGTGTATGGGGCGCGTCTTCTCACCGTGTGCTCTCCTCCGCAGTGATGGGGACGAGTGCATCCTGACCTGTGTACGGGGGGCGTCTTCTCACCGTGTGCTCTCCTCCGCAGTGATGGGGCGAGCGCGTCCTGACCGGTGTATGGGGCGCGTCTTCTCACCGTGTGCTCTCCTCCGCAGTGATGGGGCGAGCGCGTCCTGACCGGTGTACGGGGCGCGTCTTCTCACCGTGTGCTCTCCTCCGCAGTGATGGGGGCGAGCGCGTCCTGACCGGTGTACGGGGGGGCGTCTTCTCACCGTGTGCTCTCCTCCGCAGTGATGGGGACGAGTGTGTCCTGACCGGTGTACGGGGGGCGTCTTCTCACCGTGTGCTCTCCTCCGCAGTGATGGGGTCGAGTGCGTCCTGACCGGTGTATGGGGCGCGTCTTCTCACCGTGTGCTCTCCTCCGCAGTGATGGGGACGAGTGTGTCCTGACCGGTGTACGGGGCGCGTCTTCTCACCGTGTGCTCTCCTCCGCAGTGATGGGGGCGAGCGCGTCCTGACCGGTGTACGGGGCGCGTCTTCTCACCGTGTGCTCTCCTCCGCAGTGATGGGGGCGAGCGCGTCCTGACCGGTGTATGGGGCGCGTCTTCTCACCGTGTGCTCTCCTCCGCAGTGATGGGGTCGAGTGTGTCCTGACCGGTGTACGGGGCGCGTCTTCTCACCGTGTGCTCTCCTCCGCAGTGATGGGGGCGAGCGCGTCCTGACCGGTGTATGGGGCGCGTCTTCTCACCGTGTGCTCTCCTGCGCAGTGATGGGGGCGAGCGCGTCCTGACCGGTGTATGGGGGGCGTCTTCTCACCGTGTGTTCTCCTCCGCAGTGAACGTGGTGGAGGCGCTGCAGGAGTTCTggcagatgaagcagacgcgggggGCGGAGCTGAAGAACGGCGCTCTGGTGGTGTACGAGATGGTGCCCTCCAACAGCCCCCCGTACGTCTGCTACGTCACCCTGCCCGGGGGCAGCTGCTTCGGGAGCTTCCAGGTACCGGCTGCTCGGACGCCCACgctgtcatttctttttttttgccttttctttCGTtgatttcttcttctttttttttttttttatctgcttcAAGTTTTGTCCGACCAAAGCAGAAGCGCGAAGAAGTGCGGCCAAGATCGCGCTGATGAACTCCGTGTTCAACGAGCACCCGTCCCGCAGGATCACCGACGAGTTCATCGAGAAGAGCGTGTGCGAGGCCCTGGCCACGTTCAACGTAAGGAAGGCACgacgaatccccccccccccctccccgtacGGAGCGGACACAGCGGGACgaatccccccccccacccctgtacgGAGCGGACGCGGGACACTGCAGGACGAACCCCCCCTGTACAGAGCGGACACAGTGGGACGAATCCCCCCCCTCCTGTACAGAGCGGACACAGCGGGACGAATCCCCCCCCTCCTGTACAGAGCGGACACAGCAGGACGAATCCCCCCCTGTACAGAGCGGACACTGCGGGACGAATCCCCCCTGTACAGAGCGGACACATCGGGACGAATCCCCCCCACCCCTGTACGGAGCGGACGCGGGACACTGCAGGACGAACCCCCCCCCTGTACAGAGCGGACACAGCAGGACGAATCCCCCCCTCCTGTACAGAGCGGACACATCGGGATGAATCCCCCCCACCCCTGTACGGAGCGGACGCGGGACACTGCAGGACGAACCCCCCTGTACAGAGCGGACACAGTGGGACGAATCCCCCCCCCTCCTGTACAGAGCGGACACAGCAGGACGAATCCCCCCCTGTACAGAGCGGACACTGCGGGACGAATCCCCCCCTGTACAGAGCGGACACTGCGGGACGAATCCCCCCCCCTGTACAGAGCGGACACTGCGGgacgaatccccccccccccctgtacagaGCGGACACTGCGGgacgaatcccccccccccccccctgtacagaGCGGACACTGCGGGACGAATCCCCCCCCCCCTGTACAGAGCGGACACTGCGGAACGAATCCCCCCCCCCTGTACAGAGCGGACACTGCGGGACGAATCCCCCCCCTGTACAGAGCGGACACTGCGGGACGAATCCCCCCCCTGTACAGAGCGGACACTGCGGGACGAATCCCCCCCTGTACAGAGCGGACACTGCGGGACGAATCCCCCCCCTGTACAGAGCGGACACTGCGGGACGAATCCCCCCCCTGTACAGAGCGGACACTGCGGGACGAATCCCCCCCCTGTACAGAGCGGACACTGCGGGACGAATCCCCCCCCTGTACAGAGCGGACACTGCGGGACGAATCCCCCCCCTGTACAGAGCGGACACTGCGGGACGAATCCCCCCC from Anomaloglossus baeobatrachus isolate aAnoBae1 chromosome 12, aAnoBae1.hap1, whole genome shotgun sequence includes the following:
- the PEX11B gene encoding peroxisomal membrane protein 11B gives rise to the protein MDSWVRFSGQSQAKERLLRAAQYACTLLGYTLQKNGAAADVITTIKQLEAHLSLSRKLFRLGNSVDALESAKRAIHLSDVVLRLCITVGHLNRAMYFACDNILWLGKTGLSKSMDQEKWSQRSFRYYLFSLIMNLSRDLYEIKLQMEAETGANRSSSKMENGAVSPSDRAPQHVLALQVRLLVHVLRSNPPLLLDVVKNACDLLIPLDKLGLYKTNPGVVGLCGLTSSILGILTILHPWLKIKP
- the LIX1L gene encoding LOW QUALITY PROTEIN: LIX1-like protein (The sequence of the model RefSeq protein was modified relative to this genomic sequence to represent the inferred CDS: inserted 2 bases in 1 codon), encoding MESLRSQRLQPGVGPGVSTGSLRSLRPGVTGXGSYPTSQASAPPPPLGLGIPGSAGSPAVLREAVEAVVRSFAKHTQGYGRVNVVEALQEFWQMKQTRGAELKNGALVVYEMVPSNSPPYVCYVTLPGGSCFGSFQFCPTKAEARRSAAKIALMNSVFNEHPSRRITDEFIEKSVCEALATFNGNREEADNPNTGIGAFRFMLESNKGKSMLEFQELMTVFQLLHWNGSLKAMRERQCSRQEVLAHYSHRALDDDMRNQMAMDWVNREQDIPGILTRELAATERQLDEARLAGKELRYHKEKKDILMLAAGQLGNIHSSNC